The nucleotide window TGAACGCACCACCACCACCACCACCGCTTGGACCGACGCCGGACAAGGCTGGCAGGGCTGCGAAAGCTGCCTGCGCCTGCAAGGCTGGAGCCGGGCCCGCCGCGTGGTGGTCTTGCGCCGTCGCCTCAACGACCAACGCCATCCCCGGGCCCGCCGCCGCCTCGTGCGCGAGCAAGCTGACCACGCTTTGCTGCTAAACATCCCCGACGCGGCCGCCTGCGAGCCGATCATCTACGAACATCAGATCCTCGTTACGAGCCTGCCCTACGAGATCCTTACCCTGGCCACCCTGTATCGGGAACGTGGGGGCGCGGAAAACCCCTTCGACGAGCTCAAGAACCAGTGGAGCTGGTCGGGGTTTACCGCCCAGGAGCTAAACTCCTGTCAGCACGCCGCGCGTTTGGCCGCACTGGTTTACAACTGGTGGACGCTCTATCACCGCCTGCTTCAACCCGGTCAGCACCACGAGGCGGTGAGCACACGTCCCCGTTTGCTCTGCGGAACGACCCGGCAGAGCGAACACCCCGGTCAACGCCGCCTGGACGTGCGCTTGAGCCATGCCGAGGCACCTCGCCTGTGTGAACTCATCACAAAGCTGGCCAGATGGTTACATGGTATCCTTCATAATGCGCAGCAATGGAGTGTCGCCCAGCGCTGGGGGCAAATCATAGCGAGGATTTTACAAGGAAACTTCCCCTTACTCGGCCCTGAACCGCCGTTGACCACCGCCCCAAGCTGATCGCGCTTGCGTTCAGCCTGCCGCAACACCCTCCAACCTCATCTATCTGACGGGCGAAGCCCGCCGGCCGCACTTTCTATTGCCGGATTTAGGATTAACATTTTGCATCAGCTTTTCATCTTCGTAAAGCGTTGATTGCTAAAGTACGACGATGGCCTCGTGGATGTGGAGCGTGTCGAGACTGATCGTGAGGGTTTGTCCCTTGTGCGTCCACTTCGGCTTAGAGCCTTCCCACGCTGCGCTAACCGATGTGGGCGGCTTTGTGGTTTTCATCGTGATGACGATCGGGCCTACTTTGGGGATCTCGTCGATCGCGCCGTTGTTCGGCTGGTTCGGGATGCCGCTGGCGCGGTTGACGAAGTGGAGGATCGAGCGGTCTCCCTTGCGGCGCAGCGCGACATCAACGCAGAGCGGGGCCCGCACGCTGATCGGCAGTTTCCCGGCAAGCGCACGCGTCACTTCGCCGATGAAGGCTCGGATCACGCGCACCTGGTCGGCGTCGAGGCCGGTGAGAAGCGCCATCAGGCTCATCGGTTGGGTGTGGCCGTCCTCATCGCGTCCCATATCAAATCCGCAACCCGCCGCTGCCGCGAGATCGCCGTCTCCGGTGGCATCAACAAACATTCCCGCCGTCCAGGCTTCGCGACCGGACTTTGATTCCGTGATCACATGGGTGAGGCGTTTGGTTTCATCCACCCCGGCGGCGACGACTCGCGTGTGCAATCGGATGTGAACCCCGGCCTCCATGCACATCTCTTCGAGAACGCTTTTCATTCCCTCGGGGTCGTAGGCGTTGGTCCAAGTGCCGTCGGCGAGGCGCGAGCGAAAACCTCCGGCCTGTAAACGTTCGAGGATCTCCGCCATTATGCCCGGTTTGTTCTCGTGATCGAGAATCCAGCTCAGCGCCCCCGCAGTCCAGACCCCGCCAAGGCACCCTTGCACCTCAATAAGCGATGTGCGGGCACCCTCACGGGCGGCGGCGATGGCCGCGGCGATTCCAGCGGGGCCGCCGCCGCAGATCAGAACGTCCGATCGGTTCACCACGGACGTCGAACGGGATGCTTCAATAATGGTTTCGAACATTTTTTCCGAATCAGGATTCATAGAGCCTATGAGTGAATGACAATGGCTTCGTGGATACGGCTGGAGGCCAGGTTGATCGCGAGCTTTGATTCCCGGTGTGTCCATTGCGGCTTGGAGCCTTCCCGAGGTACGGAAACGTATGCAGGCGAAACGCGAGGTCCTGTAGATCTTGTTTGGTCTTTGAGTGGGGTCTTCATGACTTTTGATCGGAGGTCTTCCGCCTTGGCAGAGGAGAAGCTGTGAGCGGCGGCGCGAACACCGTCTATTTCTGGCGGTTACAAAATCACCTGTCGTAAAAGCCGATGACCGGCCCCGCCAGGGGCCGATCATCAGGCCCGGTCAGCTTGCAGGTTCGTCGGCCAGGCGGTCTTTCATGCGGTAGGATTTGCCCTCGATGACGACGGTCTGGGCCCGGTGCAGTAGGCGGTCCAGGATCGCCGCGGTGATGCCAGCGTCGTTGTTAAAGATCCCTGCCCAGTGTTTGTAGGCCTTGTTGGTGGTGACGATCAGCGAGCCGCGTTCGTAGCGTTGGCTGACGATCTGGAAGAGCAGGTCGGCCCCCGACTTGTCGAGCGGCAGGTAGCCGACCTCATCGAGCACGAGCACCGCAGGGGTCATGTAACGCTTCAACTCGGCTTGCAACCGGTGCAGGGACTGGGCGGTGACCAGGGCGTTGATCGCGTCCACCGCCGTCGTAAACAGCACCGTGTAGCCCGCCTGGCACGCCGCGTAGCCCAACGCGCTCGCGAGATGTGTCTTCCCAAGCCCCACACCACCGCAAAACACCGCGTTGGTGCGCTCCTTGACAAAGCCCAGTTCGAAGAGGTGCCGCACCTGCGCTTCGTTCAACTCCTTGGGCCAGTCCCACTGGAACTGGTCGACGGTTTTCTTGACCGGGAAGCGCGCTGCCTGGATGCGCCGCTCCAGCGCCCGGATCTGGCGGTCCTGGGTCTCGGCCTGCACCAGTCGGCGTAAAAATTCGGCGTGCGAACAGCGCGCCTTGGCCGCCTCGGCCGTGAGTTCGCCGTGGTGGCGCAGCAGGTAACCGAGTTTCAGGTACTTGAGTTGATCTTTTAATAAATCGGTTTTTTCGGGTTCTGTTTTCATTGGGTATAGGGGCTTAAATCCGGGGGACGCAGTTCGAGTTCCAGTGCGGCCAACGCGTCGGCGCGGGTGAGGTGGATCGGCCCGGCTTGCGGCAAGGCCCGCGCGCGTTGTTCGAGCAAGTTGAGGATGTAATCGCTGGAGTAGGCGCCGAGTTCATGGGCGCTTTCGATCGCCCGGCCGACTGCCTCCGTTCCATACAGGGCCACCAAACCCACGATAGTCGCCAGGTGGTGTCCCGCGTTGAGCCGGCGCTCCTCCAGCCCCCGTTGGTAGGCGGGTGCCGCCGGGCTCAGTTCCAAAAACCGTAGCCGCAGGCGCTGCCGCGCCCCCTGCCGTTTGCGCTCCTCGAGTTCGCGCACATGCTCGGGGTTTTCCACATCGGCGCGGCGGGCAAAACTGCGGGCATGCTCGGCCACCAGGGTGCGGTCCGCATAAAACCTCACCTGCGCCCCCTCGATCTGCGCGGTGAGTAGCGCCCCGGCAAACTTCGTGGGCACCGAGTAGCGGTTCGTTTCGATACTCACCCGGCACCGCCGCGACGCCCGCACGCTTAAGGTGCGCACCGCCGGACTGGCCACCGGGTTAAGCGGCAGGAGCGCAGCGCGCTCCTCGGGCAGCCGGTCCACCGGCCGGCCCTGGGTTTCAGCGTGAACGCGCACGTTGGCCACCGTTTCCAGCCACAAGCTGGCGGCCGGCCCCAGCTCGGTAAACCCGTTCATCTGCCGCCCGCCAAGGAAGCTTTTTTTCACGTAACCCACCGCGTTTTCCACCATGCCCTTGGACTGCGGATGCCCCGGCCCGCACGCTTTTATCGTAAACCCGTAGTGCCGGGCAAAGTCCAGGTACTGGGCGTTGTACACCGGGTCGGTCCCGGGCACATGCGAGAGGACGGCCGTCTTGCAGTTGTCCACCATCACCTCGCGCGGCACCCCGCCGAGTTTTTCAAAGGCGCGCCGGTGACAGCCCAGCCACCACTCCTGGCCCTGCCCGAGGGTAAATTCCACATGCAGGAACCGGCTGTACCCCAAAACCATGACGAAAAAACTTAAAGCCCGCCGGGTGCCGTCCACCTCCACCGCGCCAAAACTGCCCCAGTCCACCTGCGCGGTCTGGCCGGGGGCAAACTTGAGGGTAAGAAACGCCTCCAGGTTCCTCGGCCGCACCCGC belongs to Opitutus sp. and includes:
- a CDS encoding ATP-binding protein; this translates as MKTEPEKTDLLKDQLKYLKLGYLLRHHGELTAEAAKARCSHAEFLRRLVQAETQDRQIRALERRIQAARFPVKKTVDQFQWDWPKELNEAQVRHLFELGFVKERTNAVFCGGVGLGKTHLASALGYAACQAGYTVLFTTAVDAINALVTAQSLHRLQAELKRYMTPAVLVLDEVGYLPLDKSGADLLFQIVSQRYERGSLIVTTNKAYKHWAGIFNNDAGITAAILDRLLHRAQTVVIEGKSYRMKDRLADEPAS
- a CDS encoding IS21 family transposase translates to MIDYELYCRIKQAEAAGHSAPQIARSLQLHVQTVRRWQAQEKYVRSQAAQVPRPSKLDVHKPAIARWLEAHPFTAMQLWQKVRERGYTGGYSILKDYVRRVRPRNLEAFLTLKFAPGQTAQVDWGSFGAVEVDGTRRALSFFVMVLGYSRFLHVEFTLGQGQEWWLGCHRRAFEKLGGVPREVMVDNCKTAVLSHVPGTDPVYNAQYLDFARHYGFTIKACGPGHPQSKGMVENAVGYVKKSFLGGRQMNGFTELGPAASLWLETVANVRVHAETQGRPVDRLPEERAALLPLNPVASPAVRTLSVRASRRCRVSIETNRYSVPTKFAGALLTAQIEGAQVRFYADRTLVAEHARSFARRADVENPEHVRELEERKRQGARQRLRLRFLELSPAAPAYQRGLEERRLNAGHHLATIVGLVALYGTEAVGRAIESAHELGAYSSDYILNLLEQRARALPQAGPIHLTRADALAALELELRPPDLSPYTQ
- a CDS encoding transposase produces the protein MRLCLDVEVHPGDQSAAGHGFAGLWALIDRLPAERRPHLLRGDCAYGQEALLSEAEARKLNYLFKLRRTAKARELVAALERTTTTTTAWTDAGQGWQGCESCLRLQGWSRARRVVVLRRRLNDQRHPRARRRLVREQADHALLLNIPDAAACEPIIYEHQILVTSLPYEILTLATLYRERGGAENPFDELKNQWSWSGFTAQELNSCQHAARLAALVYNWWTLYHRLLQPGQHHEAVSTRPRLLCGTTRQSEHPGQRRLDVRLSHAEAPRLCELITKLARWLHGILHNAQQWSVAQRWGQIIARILQGNFPLLGPEPPLTTAPS
- a CDS encoding FAD-dependent oxidoreductase, yielding MNPDSEKMFETIIEASRSTSVVNRSDVLICGGGPAGIAAAIAAAREGARTSLIEVQGCLGGVWTAGALSWILDHENKPGIMAEILERLQAGGFRSRLADGTWTNAYDPEGMKSVLEEMCMEAGVHIRLHTRVVAAGVDETKRLTHVITESKSGREAWTAGMFVDATGDGDLAAAAGCGFDMGRDEDGHTQPMSLMALLTGLDADQVRVIRAFIGEVTRALAGKLPISVRAPLCVDVALRRKGDRSILHFVNRASGIPNQPNNGAIDEIPKVGPIVITMKTTKPPTSVSAAWEGSKPKWTHKGQTLTISLDTLHIHEAIVVL